A stretch of the Thermus hydrothermalis genome encodes the following:
- the pnp gene encoding polyribonucleotide nucleotidyltransferase, translating into MPQATANTPQAFRYETQVAGRPLVLETGKYAKQVSGSVLVRYGDTVVLATAQASEEPVQADFLPLTVEFEERHYAVGKIPGSFMRREGRPGEKAILSARMTDRPIRPLFPKGFRHEVQVILTVLSADQKNPPDILGPIGASAALMLSDIPWEGPVAAVRVGLIGGQFVLNPTLQEMEASQLDLVVAGSRDAILMVEAGAGEVDEETLVQALEFAHREMQPILELQERMAQALGKPKMAWTPPETLSEEEKEALYRLALERGLSQVLQTASKGERSRALSAFAEALVAELLPKREDGTPDESRKPLYESAFDEVVRRELRRLVLEEGKRADGRGPKDLRPIWVEVDVLPRAHGSAIFTRGETQVLGTVTLGTGRDEQIIDDLGIDETDPFLVHYNFPPYSTGEVKRLRGVSRREVGHGNLAKRALKAVLPPQESFPYTIRVVGDVLESNGSSSMATVCAGCLALMDAGVPIKKPVAGVAMGLVWEGEKAVILTDILGLEDALGDMDFKVAGTRDGVTALQMDNKVGGLPREVLKEALMQAREARLQILSIMESVLPAPRPELKPFAPRILSLKVPVEKIGLVIGPGGKNVRALEELGVEVDIEEDGTVRIYSADLEAAEKAKKRIEDLTREAKVGEVYEGTVTKITPFGAFISLFPGTEGLLHISQIAPGRVERVEDHLKVGDVIKVKVHRIDERGKIDLIRPELEGKIPPRRRS; encoded by the coding sequence ATGCCGCAAGCCACAGCCAACACACCCCAAGCCTTCCGTTACGAAACCCAGGTGGCGGGGCGCCCCCTGGTTCTAGAGACGGGCAAGTACGCCAAGCAGGTTTCCGGCTCCGTTTTGGTGCGCTACGGGGACACCGTGGTCCTGGCCACGGCCCAAGCCTCGGAAGAGCCCGTCCAGGCGGACTTCCTACCCCTCACCGTGGAGTTTGAGGAGCGCCACTACGCCGTGGGCAAGATCCCGGGAAGCTTCATGCGCCGGGAGGGGCGCCCCGGGGAAAAGGCCATCCTCTCCGCCCGCATGACCGATAGGCCCATCAGGCCCCTTTTCCCCAAGGGCTTCCGCCACGAGGTGCAGGTCATCCTCACGGTGCTCTCGGCGGACCAGAAGAACCCCCCGGACATCCTGGGGCCCATCGGGGCCAGCGCCGCCCTGATGCTTTCCGACATTCCCTGGGAAGGCCCCGTGGCGGCGGTGCGGGTGGGGCTCATCGGCGGGCAGTTCGTCCTAAACCCCACCCTCCAGGAGATGGAGGCAAGCCAGCTGGACCTGGTGGTGGCGGGAAGCCGGGACGCCATCCTCATGGTGGAGGCTGGGGCAGGAGAGGTGGACGAGGAAACCCTGGTCCAGGCCCTGGAGTTCGCCCATCGGGAGATGCAGCCCATCCTGGAACTCCAAGAAAGGATGGCCCAAGCGCTCGGCAAGCCCAAGATGGCCTGGACGCCCCCGGAAACCCTTTCCGAGGAGGAGAAGGAGGCCCTTTACCGCCTGGCCCTGGAGCGGGGGCTTTCCCAGGTCTTGCAGACGGCGAGCAAAGGGGAAAGGAGCCGGGCCCTCTCCGCCTTCGCCGAGGCCCTCGTGGCCGAACTCCTCCCCAAGAGGGAAGACGGCACCCCGGACGAGAGCCGAAAGCCCCTTTACGAGAGCGCCTTTGACGAGGTGGTGCGGCGGGAGCTAAGGCGCCTTGTCCTGGAGGAGGGCAAGCGGGCGGACGGCCGTGGCCCCAAGGACCTAAGGCCCATCTGGGTGGAGGTGGACGTCCTGCCTCGGGCCCACGGCTCGGCCATCTTCACCCGGGGGGAGACCCAGGTTTTGGGCACCGTGACCCTGGGCACGGGCCGGGACGAGCAGATCATTGACGACCTGGGCATTGACGAAACCGACCCCTTCCTGGTCCACTACAACTTCCCCCCCTACTCCACCGGGGAGGTCAAGCGGCTAAGGGGGGTTTCCCGCCGGGAGGTGGGCCACGGCAACCTGGCCAAGCGGGCCCTGAAGGCGGTGCTCCCGCCGCAGGAGAGCTTCCCCTACACCATCCGGGTGGTGGGGGACGTGCTGGAGTCCAACGGCTCCAGCTCCATGGCCACGGTCTGCGCCGGGTGCCTCGCCCTCATGGACGCCGGGGTGCCCATCAAGAAGCCCGTGGCCGGGGTGGCCATGGGCCTGGTGTGGGAGGGGGAGAAGGCGGTGATCCTCACGGACATCCTGGGCCTCGAGGACGCTCTTGGGGACATGGACTTCAAGGTGGCGGGCACCCGGGACGGGGTCACCGCCTTGCAGATGGACAACAAGGTGGGCGGCCTGCCCCGGGAGGTGCTCAAGGAGGCCCTGATGCAGGCCCGGGAAGCCCGGCTTCAGATCCTCTCCATCATGGAAAGCGTCCTCCCCGCCCCGCGGCCCGAGCTCAAGCCCTTCGCTCCCAGAATCCTCAGCCTCAAGGTGCCCGTGGAGAAGATCGGCCTGGTCATCGGGCCCGGCGGGAAGAACGTGCGGGCCTTGGAGGAGCTTGGGGTGGAGGTGGACATTGAGGAGGACGGGACGGTGCGCATCTACTCCGCTGACCTCGAGGCGGCGGAGAAGGCCAAGAAGCGCATAGAGGACCTCACCCGCGAGGCCAAGGTGGGCGAGGTGTACGAGGGCACCGTCACCAAGATTACCCCCTTCGGGGCCTTCATCAGCCTCTTCCCGGGCACGGAAGGCCTCCTGCACATCAGCCAGATCGCCCCGGGCCGGGTGGAGCGGGTGGAGGACCACCTCAAGGTGGGGGACGTGATCAAGGTCAAGGTCCACCGCATTGACGAGCGGGGCAAGATTGACCTGATCCGGCCCGAGCTGGAAGGCAAGATCCCCCCCAGGCGGCGGAGCTAG
- a CDS encoding ribonuclease J, giving the protein METQERKPRRRRKKRPQEAPIAPTGSAQDAVEIIPLGGMGEIGKNITAFRFRDEIFVLDGGLAFPDEGMPGVDLLIPRVDYLVENRHRIKAWVLTHGHEDHIGGLPFILPMVFGKESPVPIYGAKLTLGLLKGKLEEFGLKPGAFNLKEISPDDRIQVGRYFTLDLFRMTHSIPDNSGVVIRTPIGTIVHTGDFKLDATPIDGKVSHLAKVAQAGAEGVLLLIADATNAERPGYTPSEMEIAKELDRVIGRAPGRVFVTTFASHIHRIQSVIWAAEKYGRKVAMEGRSMLKFSRIAMELGYLKVKDRLYTLEEVKDLPDHQVLILATGSQGQPMSVLHRLAFEGHAKMAIKPGDTVILSSSPIPGNEEAVNRVINRLYALGAYVLYPPTYKVHASGHASQEELKLILNLTTPRFFLPWHGEVRHQVNFKWLAEGMSRPPEKTLIGENGAIYRLTRDSFEKVGSVPHGVLYVDGLGVGDITDEILADRRHMAEEGLVVITALAGEDPVVEVVSRGFVKAGERLLGEVRRMALEALQNGVREKKPLERIRDDIYYPVKKFLKKATGRDPVILPVVIEG; this is encoded by the coding sequence ATGGAAACGCAAGAACGCAAGCCCAGGAGAAGGCGCAAGAAGCGCCCGCAAGAGGCCCCCATAGCCCCAACGGGAAGCGCCCAGGACGCCGTGGAGATCATCCCCCTAGGGGGGATGGGGGAGATTGGCAAGAACATCACCGCCTTTCGCTTCCGCGACGAGATCTTCGTCCTGGACGGGGGGCTAGCCTTCCCCGACGAGGGGATGCCCGGGGTGGACCTCCTCATCCCCCGGGTGGACTACCTGGTGGAGAACCGGCACCGCATCAAGGCCTGGGTCCTTACCCACGGCCACGAGGACCACATCGGGGGCCTTCCCTTCATCCTGCCCATGGTCTTCGGCAAGGAGAGCCCCGTGCCCATCTACGGGGCCAAGCTCACCCTGGGGCTTTTGAAGGGCAAGCTGGAGGAGTTCGGCCTCAAACCCGGGGCCTTCAACCTGAAGGAAATCTCCCCCGACGACCGCATCCAGGTGGGGCGGTACTTCACCCTGGACCTCTTCCGGATGACCCACTCCATCCCCGACAACTCCGGGGTGGTGATCCGCACCCCCATCGGCACCATCGTGCACACCGGGGACTTCAAGCTGGACGCCACGCCCATAGACGGCAAGGTCTCCCACCTGGCCAAGGTGGCCCAAGCGGGAGCGGAGGGGGTCTTGCTCCTCATCGCCGACGCCACCAACGCCGAGCGGCCCGGCTACACCCCGAGCGAGATGGAGATCGCCAAGGAGCTGGACCGGGTGATCGGCCGGGCCCCGGGCAGGGTCTTCGTCACCACCTTCGCCAGCCACATCCACCGCATCCAGTCGGTGATCTGGGCGGCGGAGAAGTACGGGCGCAAGGTGGCCATGGAGGGGCGGAGCATGCTGAAGTTCAGCCGCATCGCCATGGAGCTGGGCTACCTGAAGGTGAAGGACCGCCTCTATACCCTGGAGGAGGTGAAGGACCTCCCCGACCACCAGGTCCTCATCCTGGCCACGGGAAGCCAAGGCCAGCCCATGTCCGTCCTCCACCGCCTGGCCTTTGAAGGCCACGCCAAAATGGCCATCAAGCCCGGGGACACGGTGATCCTCTCCTCTAGCCCCATCCCGGGGAACGAGGAGGCGGTGAACCGGGTCATCAACCGCCTTTACGCTCTGGGGGCCTACGTCCTCTACCCCCCCACCTACAAGGTCCACGCCTCGGGCCACGCCTCCCAGGAGGAGCTCAAGCTCATCCTGAACCTGACCACCCCCCGCTTCTTCCTCCCCTGGCACGGGGAGGTGCGCCACCAGGTGAACTTCAAGTGGCTGGCGGAGGGGATGAGCCGCCCCCCGGAGAAGACCCTCATCGGGGAAAACGGGGCCATCTACCGCCTCACCCGGGACTCCTTTGAGAAGGTGGGGTCGGTGCCCCACGGGGTGCTCTACGTGGACGGCCTGGGCGTGGGGGACATCACCGACGAGATTTTGGCGGACCGGCGGCACATGGCGGAGGAGGGTTTGGTGGTCATCACCGCCCTGGCGGGGGAGGACCCCGTGGTGGAGGTGGTGTCCCGGGGTTTTGTAAAGGCGGGGGAAAGGCTTCTTGGGGAGGTGCGGCGCATGGCCTTGGAAGCCCTGCAAAACGGGGTGCGGGAGAAGAAGCCCTTAGAGCGCATCCGGGACGACATCTACTACCCGGTGAAGAAGTTCTTGAAAAAGGCCACGGGCCGCGACCCCGTGATCCTGCCCGTGGTCATTGAGGGGTAG
- a CDS encoding universal stress protein — MYKSLLLPTDGSEAAEVGLKEGLRLAKALGARVSFLHALEPLGPRLLLGPENLPYYQALLEDLRRAGLKALDQATRLAEEMGVPFAAPLLEGRAAEVILKEAAHHDLIVMGSHGRTGLDRALLGSVTLEVVRKSPKPVLVVPYRRA, encoded by the coding sequence GTGTACAAAAGCCTGCTTTTGCCCACGGACGGAAGCGAAGCGGCGGAGGTGGGCCTAAAGGAGGGGCTCCGCCTAGCCAAGGCCTTGGGGGCGCGGGTGAGCTTTCTCCACGCCCTGGAGCCCTTAGGGCCCAGGCTCCTTTTGGGCCCGGAGAACCTCCCCTACTACCAGGCCCTCTTGGAGGACCTGCGCCGGGCAGGGCTTAAGGCCCTGGACCAGGCCACCCGTCTAGCCGAGGAGATGGGCGTACCCTTTGCGGCCCCTCTCCTCGAGGGCCGGGCGGCGGAGGTGATCCTCAAGGAGGCGGCCCACCACGACCTCATCGTCATGGGAAGCCACGGGCGCACCGGGCTTGACCGGGCCCTCCTCGGAAGCGTGACCCTGGAAGTGGTGCGCAAAAGCCCCAAGCCCGTCCTGGTGGTGCCCTACCGCAGGGCGTAA
- a CDS encoding sodium:calcium antiporter produces MTWFAFLGVAMVVVFAGARVAYYGDALAEKRGWGRAWVGLILVAATTSLPELFTGTSAALQGLVDIAVGDVLGSTLFNLVILSLLDAVGGRVPLLGRLHAGHALAVGFALLLLAFQGAALFGGGPTLGPVSWYAPAVLALYLLATRLTFLYERRRPQAELERLELYYEHLSLVQVVRGYVGFGALVVGAAILLPPLAERLAEETGLGASFVGTALVGATTSLPEVVVTLSAARLGAFDLAVGNVLGSNLFNALILAWDDLLYPGDFFQEAHGSHLAAVLVAFAMYGVVLVGMSYQALRKLAVLSWDTLALLGLYLLGLSWLYALR; encoded by the coding sequence ATGACCTGGTTCGCCTTCCTTGGCGTGGCCATGGTGGTGGTCTTCGCCGGGGCCCGGGTGGCCTACTACGGGGACGCCCTGGCGGAGAAGCGGGGCTGGGGCCGGGCCTGGGTGGGGCTCATCCTGGTGGCGGCCACCACCTCCTTGCCCGAGCTCTTCACGGGTACCAGCGCTGCCCTCCAGGGGCTTGTGGACATCGCCGTGGGGGACGTGTTGGGCAGTACGCTTTTCAACCTGGTGATCCTTTCCCTGCTGGACGCTGTGGGGGGACGGGTCCCTCTTCTTGGGCGCCTCCATGCGGGGCACGCCCTGGCCGTGGGGTTTGCCCTTCTCCTTTTGGCCTTCCAAGGCGCTGCCCTTTTCGGGGGAGGACCGACCCTCGGCCCCGTTTCCTGGTACGCCCCCGCCGTTCTGGCGCTTTACCTCCTGGCCACCCGCCTCACCTTCCTCTACGAAAGGAGGCGGCCCCAGGCGGAGCTGGAGCGCCTGGAGCTCTATTACGAGCACCTTTCCCTGGTCCAAGTGGTGCGGGGGTACGTGGGCTTCGGCGCTTTGGTGGTGGGGGCGGCCATCCTCCTGCCCCCCTTGGCGGAACGGCTTGCGGAGGAAACGGGTCTTGGGGCGAGCTTCGTGGGCACGGCCTTGGTGGGGGCCACCACCTCCCTCCCTGAGGTGGTGGTGACGCTAAGCGCCGCCCGGTTAGGGGCCTTTGACCTGGCGGTGGGGAACGTCCTGGGGTCCAACCTCTTCAACGCCCTCATCCTGGCCTGGGATGACCTCCTCTACCCCGGGGACTTCTTCCAGGAGGCCCACGGGAGCCACCTGGCGGCGGTTTTGGTGGCCTTCGCCATGTACGGCGTGGTCCTGGTGGGGATGAGCTACCAGGCCCTTCGGAAGCTGGCCGTCCTGTCCTGGGACACCCTGGCCCTTCTTGGCCTTTACCTCCTCGGGCTTTCTTGGCTTTACGCCCTGCGGTAG
- a CDS encoding CBS domain-containing protein → MKAKEVMVSPVVSVPLGATLDEVARLMVERRIGSVLVVDGEGRLRGIVTETDFLKERGIPFSTYRAPMLLGRYLDGAGLERILEEARTTRVEEIMTAPVHAVGLEEPLARVLELMLTYDINHVPVVDGEGRPVGIISRFDLLRLLRDRL, encoded by the coding sequence GTGAAGGCGAAAGAGGTGATGGTGAGCCCCGTGGTGAGCGTGCCCTTGGGCGCTACCTTGGACGAGGTGGCGCGGCTTATGGTGGAGCGGCGCATCGGGAGCGTGCTGGTGGTGGATGGGGAGGGGAGGCTTCGGGGCATCGTCACGGAGACGGACTTCCTCAAGGAGCGGGGGATTCCCTTCTCCACCTACCGGGCCCCCATGCTTCTTGGGCGTTACCTGGACGGGGCCGGGCTTGAGCGGATCCTCGAGGAGGCCCGCACGACCCGGGTGGAGGAGATCATGACCGCCCCGGTGCACGCCGTGGGCCTCGAGGAGCCCCTGGCCCGGGTTTTGGAACTCATGCTCACCTACGACATCAACCACGTGCCCGTGGTGGATGGGGAGGGGAGGCCTGTGGGCATCATCTCCCGCTTTGACCTCCTGCGGCTCCTTCGGGACCGCCTATGA
- a CDS encoding cation-translocating P-type ATPase: MRGLSAEEARKRLEEFGPNALPEKPEEPLWRKFLRQFQSPLIYILLFALLIDLFFWLSEGARGVPLESLSILAILLLNAGLGTFQEKRSEEALKRLKALAEPMVYVLRDGRFVRLPSRELVPGDVVRLEAGDRIPADGRLLEASGVLVDESVLTGESVPVERGEGEEVYAGTLLVRGRALMEVTRTGLKSAMGRIAALLAGMEEEKTPLERRLHAFGNRVARWVLLLALALVLLGFWVEGFSAKVVLFAVALAVAAVPEGLPAILTLALSLGVERMARRKAVVRRLAAVEALGSVTVIATDKTGTLTENRMEVEGVVGPDPEGALLAMVLCNDADLATGAGDPLELGLLRYAQKAGLDVERLRKEYPRLSERPFDSAWKYMRVTTPKGSYLKGAPEALIPRLGLTEEEKERLLQEAEAHAAQGYRVLALAFGEGEREEGLLFLGFVLLLDPPRPEVPEAVRRILGAGVRVVMVTGDHPATALAIARRIGLPVETVATGEDLEALTDEELLEVDVFARVKPEQKLRIVEALQKAGEVVAMTGDGVNDAPALKRADVGVAMGQRGSDVSREVADLVLLDDNFATLVAAIEEGRSIYENIQKFLRFLFSTNLSEILVVAVGMVLAASLDLRDAAGHLLLPLTAVQILWINLVTDGLPALALALDQNPGVLRRPPRPKDSPLLDGPSLRFVLLTGGIKAGLALLLLAFLPLGVGVEAARSATFHFMAVGQLFFAYAARHTQLHPLPNPYLHGAVGLGIALQVALGSLAPGLVEAAPLVPWLWALVLALALLAWGLAEAVDRLVWRKEVRR, from the coding sequence ATGCGAGGGCTTTCCGCGGAGGAAGCGAGGAAACGATTAGAGGAATTCGGCCCCAACGCCCTTCCGGAGAAGCCGGAGGAGCCCCTTTGGCGGAAGTTCTTGCGCCAGTTCCAAAGCCCTCTCATCTACATCCTCCTTTTTGCCCTCCTGATTGACCTCTTCTTTTGGCTTTCCGAGGGGGCGCGAGGGGTTCCTCTAGAGTCTTTGAGCATCTTGGCCATCCTCCTCCTGAACGCTGGGCTTGGTACCTTTCAGGAAAAGCGTTCGGAGGAGGCCCTAAAGCGGCTTAAGGCCCTGGCGGAGCCCATGGTCTATGTCCTCCGCGACGGCCGCTTTGTGCGCCTGCCGAGCCGGGAGCTGGTCCCCGGGGACGTGGTGCGCCTCGAGGCCGGGGACCGCATCCCCGCCGATGGGCGCTTGCTGGAGGCGAGCGGGGTCTTGGTGGACGAAAGCGTCCTCACGGGGGAAAGCGTGCCCGTGGAGAGGGGGGAAGGGGAGGAGGTCTACGCCGGGACCCTCCTCGTGCGGGGACGGGCCCTTATGGAGGTGACCCGCACCGGGCTCAAGAGCGCCATGGGGCGCATCGCCGCCCTTCTTGCCGGGATGGAGGAGGAGAAGACCCCCTTGGAGCGCCGCCTCCACGCCTTCGGCAACCGGGTGGCGCGCTGGGTGCTTCTCCTGGCCCTGGCCCTGGTCCTCCTGGGCTTTTGGGTGGAGGGGTTTTCCGCCAAGGTGGTCCTCTTCGCCGTGGCCTTGGCGGTGGCCGCCGTGCCCGAGGGGCTTCCCGCCATCCTCACCCTGGCCTTGAGCCTGGGGGTGGAGCGGATGGCGCGCCGCAAGGCGGTGGTGCGGCGGCTCGCGGCGGTGGAGGCCCTGGGAAGCGTGACCGTGATCGCCACGGACAAAACCGGCACCCTCACGGAAAACCGCATGGAGGTGGAGGGCGTGGTGGGGCCCGACCCGGAAGGGGCGCTTCTCGCCATGGTCCTCTGCAACGACGCCGACCTGGCCACGGGGGCGGGGGACCCCTTGGAGCTTGGCCTCCTCCGTTACGCCCAGAAGGCGGGCTTGGACGTGGAGCGGCTTAGGAAGGAATACCCCCGCCTTTCCGAGCGCCCCTTTGACAGCGCCTGGAAGTACATGCGGGTGACCACCCCCAAAGGGAGCTACCTCAAAGGGGCCCCCGAGGCCCTCATCCCTAGGCTTGGGCTTACCGAGGAGGAAAAGGAGCGCCTTTTGCAGGAGGCGGAGGCCCACGCCGCCCAAGGGTACAGGGTGCTGGCCCTGGCCTTTGGGGAAGGGGAGCGGGAGGAAGGCCTCCTTTTCCTCGGGTTCGTCCTGCTCCTGGACCCGCCCCGGCCCGAGGTGCCGGAGGCCGTGCGGCGCATCCTGGGGGCGGGGGTGCGGGTGGTGATGGTCACGGGGGACCACCCCGCCACCGCCCTGGCCATCGCCCGGCGCATCGGCCTTCCGGTGGAAACGGTGGCCACGGGGGAGGACCTCGAGGCCCTGACCGATGAGGAGCTTCTGGAGGTGGACGTCTTCGCCCGGGTGAAGCCGGAGCAGAAGCTCCGGATTGTGGAGGCCCTGCAAAAAGCGGGGGAGGTGGTGGCCATGACCGGGGACGGGGTGAACGATGCCCCGGCCCTAAAGCGGGCGGACGTGGGGGTGGCCATGGGCCAGCGGGGTTCGGACGTCTCCCGGGAGGTGGCGGACCTGGTGCTTTTGGACGACAACTTCGCCACCTTGGTGGCGGCCATTGAGGAGGGGCGGAGCATTTACGAGAACATCCAGAAGTTTCTCCGCTTCCTCTTTTCCACCAACCTGTCGGAGATCCTGGTGGTGGCGGTGGGCATGGTCCTCGCCGCCTCCCTGGACCTGAGGGACGCCGCCGGGCACCTCCTTTTGCCCCTCACCGCGGTGCAGATCCTCTGGATCAACCTGGTAACGGACGGCCTCCCCGCCTTGGCCTTGGCCTTGGACCAGAACCCCGGGGTGCTCAGGCGTCCCCCCAGGCCCAAGGATAGCCCTCTTCTGGATGGGCCTTCCCTGCGCTTCGTCCTCCTCACGGGGGGGATCAAGGCGGGGCTTGCCCTTCTCCTGCTGGCCTTCCTTCCCCTGGGGGTGGGGGTGGAGGCGGCGCGGAGCGCCACCTTTCACTTCATGGCCGTGGGGCAACTCTTCTTCGCCTACGCTGCCCGGCACACCCAACTCCACCCCCTGCCCAACCCCTACCTGCACGGGGCCGTGGGCTTGGGGATTGCCCTCCAGGTGGCCTTGGGCAGCCTGGCCCCAGGGCTTGTGGAGGCGGCGCCCCTCGTCCCGTGGCTTTGGGCTTTGGTGCTCGCCCTGGCCCTTTTGGCCTGGGGCCTGGCGGAGGCGGTGGACCGGCTAGTATGGCGAAAGGAGGTGCGGCGGTGA
- a CDS encoding thioredoxin family protein, whose product MLQYPELPLGSPLIDAELPDPRGGRYRLSQFQEPLLAVVFMCNHCPYVKGSIGELVALAEKYRGKVAFVGINANDYEKYPEDSPEGMVAFAKEHGIFFPYLLDESQEVAKAYKALRTPEVFLFDERRLLRYHGRVNDSPKDPTQVKSRNLEAAIEALLQGQDPPLAEAPAIGCTIKWKPGNEPEVRVG is encoded by the coding sequence ATGCTCCAGTATCCCGAGCTACCCCTAGGAAGCCCCCTTATTGATGCCGAGCTTCCCGACCCCCGGGGAGGGCGCTACCGGCTTTCCCAGTTCCAAGAGCCCCTTCTGGCCGTGGTCTTCATGTGCAACCACTGCCCTTATGTGAAGGGGTCCATCGGCGAGCTCGTGGCCCTGGCGGAAAAGTACCGAGGGAAGGTGGCCTTTGTGGGCATCAACGCCAACGATTACGAAAAGTACCCCGAGGATAGCCCCGAGGGCATGGTGGCCTTCGCCAAGGAGCACGGCATCTTCTTCCCCTACCTTCTGGACGAAAGCCAGGAGGTGGCCAAGGCCTACAAGGCCCTAAGGACCCCCGAGGTCTTCCTCTTTGACGAAAGGAGGCTTCTCCGCTACCACGGCCGGGTGAACGATAGCCCCAAGGACCCCACCCAGGTGAAAAGCCGCAACCTCGAGGCGGCCATAGAAGCCCTCCTCCAAGGCCAAGACCCCCCCCTCGCCGAGGCCCCCGCCATCGGCTGCACCATCAAGTGGAAGCCGGGCAACGAGCCCGAGGTGCGGGTGGGCTAG
- the tatA gene encoding twin-arginine translocase TatA/TatE family subunit, whose amino-acid sequence MRLGPVEILLILLVILLLFGAKKLPELARGIGQSAREFKKGLQEGEEKKEEPKA is encoded by the coding sequence ATGCGCTTAGGTCCGGTGGAAATCCTCCTCATCCTCCTGGTCATCCTCCTCCTCTTCGGCGCCAAGAAGCTTCCCGAGCTCGCTCGGGGCATCGGCCAGTCGGCCCGGGAGTTCAAGAAGGGCCTACAGGAGGGCGAGGAAAAGAAGGAAGAGCCCAAGGCCTAA
- a CDS encoding formate dehydrogenase accessory sulfurtransferase FdhD: MWRYERGRFTEEAFPLPEEARLLLVVNGEPWTSLSYTPGDEAYLALGHLYLSGVLQDLEGVKVRVAEGMVLVDLPRAPERGLGVRDSGCAAGLRYGEPRLAPLPRVPLDPKLPLALLSELRARTQAYARTRGIHGAALFDREGRLLYLNEDIGRHNAVDRLAGFMLREGIPPPVLVASTGRVSLEMAAKAVGMGAVLLASRTGATAPAVALAKQYGLALAAYVRPTGYRLYAPGGMPVEEKAL, from the coding sequence ATGTGGCGGTACGAAAGGGGGCGCTTCACCGAGGAAGCCTTCCCCCTGCCCGAGGAGGCCCGCCTCCTCCTGGTGGTGAACGGCGAGCCCTGGACCTCTTTGAGCTACACCCCAGGGGACGAGGCCTACTTGGCCCTGGGCCACCTCTACCTGAGCGGGGTTCTCCAGGACCTGGAAGGGGTTAAGGTCCGTGTGGCCGAGGGGATGGTCTTGGTGGACCTGCCCCGTGCGCCCGAGCGGGGCCTGGGGGTGCGGGATAGCGGGTGCGCCGCCGGGCTTCGCTACGGGGAGCCCAGGCTAGCCCCCTTGCCCCGGGTCCCTTTGGACCCCAAGCTCCCCTTGGCCCTCCTCTCTGAGCTCCGGGCCCGCACTCAGGCGTACGCCCGCACCCGGGGCATCCACGGGGCGGCCCTCTTTGACCGGGAAGGGCGCCTCCTCTACCTGAACGAGGACATCGGCCGCCACAACGCCGTGGACCGCCTGGCGGGGTTCATGCTAAGGGAGGGCATCCCCCCGCCCGTGCTCGTGGCCTCCACGGGGCGGGTGAGTCTGGAGATGGCGGCCAAGGCGGTGGGCATGGGGGCGGTGCTCCTGGCAAGCCGCACCGGGGCCACGGCCCCTGCCGTGGCCTTGGCGAAGCAGTATGGTCTAGCCTTAGCGGCCTACGTGCGCCCCACGGGCTACCGGCTCTACGCCCCGGGGGGGATGCCCGTGGAGGAGAAGGCCCTTTAG
- a CDS encoding tetratricopeptide repeat protein produces MRWFLLTLGLLAVPALAQTPPPPAAQTATQDALRLGVQLYALGRYEAALEAFERAAKEKPQDPDVLYWLARAQLKVGLLNPALENAKGLVAKNPRYIGGYMVLSEAYVALYRASEDREKAKAYLDQALSVLRDGERVNPRYAPLFAQRGLVYAFLGQVDKAEEAFKKALALQDTPEVRVALAELYLAAGRLDEALAEYARALQLAPKDGNVRLHYASALLLKGRAEEAARVLEEGHRLKPLDAEGWYTLGQAYVALGRWKEAGVALENAIALAPLRFPAAYYYLGQVYLVLGDAAKAKSRLTVAVRLEPKRPEYRYQLCLANEKLGDKEGARYQCQEALKLKPGYKEAEEVLRRL; encoded by the coding sequence ATGCGCTGGTTTCTTTTGACCTTAGGCTTGCTGGCGGTTCCGGCCTTGGCCCAGACCCCTCCGCCCCCAGCGGCGCAGACGGCCACCCAGGATGCCCTTAGGCTAGGGGTGCAGCTCTACGCCCTGGGCCGGTACGAGGCGGCCCTCGAGGCCTTTGAACGGGCGGCCAAGGAGAAGCCCCAGGACCCCGATGTCCTTTACTGGCTGGCCCGGGCCCAGCTTAAGGTGGGCCTCCTGAACCCCGCCCTGGAGAACGCCAAGGGCTTGGTAGCGAAAAACCCCCGGTACATCGGGGGGTACATGGTCCTCTCCGAAGCTTACGTTGCCCTCTACCGGGCGAGCGAAGACCGGGAGAAGGCCAAGGCCTACCTGGACCAGGCCTTAAGCGTCCTGCGGGACGGGGAGCGGGTGAACCCCCGCTACGCCCCCCTCTTTGCCCAGCGGGGCCTCGTCTATGCTTTTTTGGGCCAGGTGGACAAGGCTGAAGAGGCTTTTAAGAAGGCCCTTGCCTTGCAAGATACCCCCGAGGTGCGGGTGGCTCTGGCGGAGCTTTACCTGGCGGCGGGGCGGCTGGACGAGGCCCTTGCGGAGTACGCCCGCGCCCTGCAGCTTGCGCCCAAGGACGGCAACGTGCGCCTCCACTACGCCTCGGCCCTCCTCCTCAAGGGCCGGGCGGAGGAGGCGGCGAGGGTCCTGGAGGAGGGGCACAGGCTCAAGCCCCTGGACGCCGAGGGGTGGTACACCCTGGGCCAGGCCTACGTGGCTTTGGGCCGCTGGAAGGAGGCGGGGGTGGCCTTGGAAAACGCCATTGCTCTGGCCCCCTTGCGCTTCCCCGCCGCCTATTACTACCTGGGGCAGGTCTACTTGGTCCTGGGGGATGCGGCAAAAGCCAAGAGCCGCCTCACGGTGGCGGTGCGCCTCGAGCCCAAGCGGCCCGAGTACCGCTACCAGCTCTGCCTGGCCAACGAGAAGCTCGGGGACAAGGAAGGGGCCCGCTACCAGTGCCAGGAAGCCCTCAAGCTGAAGCCGGGCTACAAGGAAGCGGAGGAGGTCCTGCGCCGGCTCTAG